One stretch of Roseovarius mucosus DNA includes these proteins:
- a CDS encoding alpha/beta hydrolase family esterase, which translates to MRLASALVLCLCFAGPLQAAPICGDPDTPCETATGSYHIALPEGPGPYPVLVFLHGHGGRGGPMVAGETAREATARGYAYIAPNGLVRPGRDRPSWNFHPDFPGQRDEAAFLHEVMQDAAARFDVDPKRSLLAGFSIGGSLASYIACATPKAFSAYAPVSGSFWRPHPTGCAGAVRLLHTHGWRDEVVPLEGRVIRQVAGRDFAQGDVFHAMSLWRAANGCEAHRADWFETVDGFMRRAWTRCAPGAALQFALFDGGHGVPKGWSTLALDWFEALAGPNQ; encoded by the coding sequence ATGCGCCTCGCTTCTGCTCTTGTGCTCTGCCTGTGTTTTGCCGGGCCGCTTCAGGCCGCCCCTATTTGCGGCGATCCAGACACGCCCTGCGAGACAGCGACGGGCAGCTATCACATTGCTTTGCCCGAAGGGCCGGGACCGTATCCGGTGCTGGTTTTTCTGCACGGGCATGGTGGGCGCGGTGGGCCGATGGTCGCAGGCGAGACAGCGCGGGAAGCGACCGCGCGAGGCTATGCCTATATCGCGCCCAATGGGCTGGTCAGACCGGGGCGGGATCGACCAAGTTGGAATTTCCACCCGGATTTTCCGGGGCAACGGGATGAGGCCGCGTTTCTGCACGAGGTGATGCAGGATGCCGCCGCCCGGTTTGACGTTGACCCAAAGCGCAGCCTCTTGGCGGGGTTCTCTATCGGTGGATCGCTTGCGAGCTATATCGCCTGCGCTACGCCAAAGGCATTCAGCGCCTATGCCCCGGTGTCTGGCAGCTTTTGGCGGCCACATCCTACGGGCTGCGCCGGAGCTGTTCGGCTTTTGCATACGCATGGCTGGCGGGATGAGGTGGTGCCGCTCGAAGGGCGCGTGATCCGTCAGGTTGCTGGGCGCGATTTTGCGCAAGGCGATGTGTTTCACGCCATGAGCCTGTGGCGCGCGGCCAATGGTTGCGAGGCTCACCGCGCCGACTGGTTCGAGACAGTAGACGGCTTTATGCGCCGCGCCTGGACACGATGCGCCCCCGGCGCAGCGCTGCAATTCGCGCTATTCGACGGGGGGCATGGCGTACCAAAGGGTTGGAGCACGCTGGCGCTTGACTGGTTCGAGGCGCTGGCGGGGCCCAACCAATAG
- a CDS encoding sulfotransferase family 2 domain-containing protein translates to MTGNFDYFVVFAEMRTGSNFLETNLNAFDGIECHGEAFNPHFIGYPNKTEMLGLTQAERDEVPERLIGAVKGQSRGIGGFRYFHDHDPRILDLMLDDPRCAKIILTRNPVESYVSWKIAQATGQWKLTNVKRRRDSKITFDPAEFELHVGRLQAFQVFLLNRLQAAGQTGFYLAYEDLQSLEVMNGLARYLGCDARLEALDASLKKQNPEPLESKVENFAEMERALAGLDPFNLTRTPNFEPRRGAAVPGFVSGARAPLLYMPVRSGPEAEVCAWLAALDAVPVETLPTKLNQKALRQWMRRKGGHRRFTVLRHPVARAHAAFCDKILIKGPGCYRDIRRTLRNFHKLPIPQGELDESYDRDAHRQAFAAFLRFLKANLAGQTGIRMDAHWATQAAVLEGLAEFAPPDMVVRENEMAGYLTALARQVGYSKAPAPLPAPETGPFPLAEIYDAEIEALTRDAYLRDYLTFGFGDWA, encoded by the coding sequence ATGACAGGCAATTTTGATTACTTCGTGGTGTTCGCGGAAATGCGCACCGGCTCCAATTTTCTGGAAACCAACCTGAATGCCTTTGACGGAATTGAATGCCATGGCGAGGCGTTCAACCCACATTTCATAGGCTATCCCAACAAGACCGAGATGCTAGGGCTGACACAGGCCGAGCGCGACGAGGTGCCAGAGCGTCTGATCGGGGCGGTCAAGGGACAGTCACGGGGGATCGGCGGGTTTCGCTATTTCCATGATCACGACCCGCGGATTCTGGACCTGATGCTGGATGATCCGCGCTGTGCCAAGATCATCCTGACGCGCAATCCGGTTGAGAGCTATGTATCGTGGAAAATCGCGCAGGCGACGGGGCAATGGAAGCTGACCAATGTCAAACGGCGTCGCGACAGCAAGATCACCTTTGATCCGGCTGAGTTCGAGCTGCATGTCGGGCGATTGCAGGCGTTTCAGGTTTTCTTGCTCAACCGGTTACAAGCGGCGGGCCAGACGGGGTTTTACCTCGCTTATGAGGATTTGCAGAGCCTTGAGGTGATGAACGGGCTGGCGCGCTATCTGGGCTGCGACGCGCGGCTCGAGGCGCTGGATGCTTCGCTCAAAAAGCAGAACCCAGAGCCGCTGGAAAGCAAGGTCGAGAATTTCGCCGAGATGGAGCGGGCGCTGGCGGGGTTGGACCCGTTCAACCTGACGCGCACGCCCAATTTCGAGCCACGCCGCGGCGCGGCTGTGCCCGGTTTCGTGAGCGGGGCGCGTGCGCCCCTGCTCTACATGCCGGTGCGGTCCGGCCCCGAGGCCGAAGTCTGCGCATGGCTGGCAGCGCTTGACGCTGTGCCGGTCGAGACATTGCCAACGAAGCTCAATCAAAAGGCATTGCGGCAATGGATGCGGCGCAAGGGGGGGCATCGGCGCTTTACCGTGCTGCGGCATCCGGTGGCGCGGGCACATGCCGCCTTTTGCGACAAAATCCTGATCAAAGGGCCGGGATGTTATCGCGACATCCGCCGCACATTGCGCAATTTCCACAAACTGCCGATCCCCCAAGGGGAATTGGACGAAAGCTATGATCGCGACGCGCACAGGCAGGCTTTTGCCGCCTTTCTGCGGTTCCTCAAGGCCAATCTGGCGGGGCAGACAGGGATCAGGATGGATGCGCATTGGGCAACGCAAGCCGCTGTGCTGGAAGGGTTGGCCGAGTTCGCCCCGCCCGACATGGTGGTACGGGAAAATGAAATGGCGGGGTATCTGACCGCGCTTGCACGGCAGGTGGGCTATTCCAAGGCCCCCGCGCCCTTGCCCGCGCCGGAAACCGGGCCATTCCCGCTGGCCGAGATTTACGATGCCGAGATCGAGGCGCTAACGCGCGACGCCTATCTGCGCGACTACTTGACCTTTGGCTTTGGCGATTGGGCGTGA
- a CDS encoding beta-1,6-N-acetylglucosaminyltransferase, producing MSVGIIMLVHTAFGRAEQVARHWAASGCPLVIHVDKAVPRKTYNAFVQALSDMSDVRFAPRHRCEWGTWGLVAATQGASEIMLRDFKDVRHVYLASGSCLPLRPVQELIDYLGKRPHTDFIESATTADVPWTIGGLDQERFTLRFPFSWRKNRYLFDKYVALQRLVRFKRRIPNGIVPHMGSQWWCLTRQTLSAILEDPERSVYDRYFSKVWIPDESYFQTLARQYSRQIESRSLTLSKFDYQGKPHIFYDDHLQLLRRSDCFVARKIWPFADRLYEAFLTDQASAMKRTEPNPGKIDRIFAKAVERRTRGRPGLYMQSRFPVEGRENGLTCAPYSVFEGFSDLFENFEPWLARMTGMRVHGHLFAPERAEFSDGQTVMNGALSDSAALRDYNPRAFLANLIWNTRGERQCFQMGPRDVLTDIEWDIVRDPNAQVSVISGAWAVPLFKSNANFSDIRREAAQLQRVESKHLEVLRSQWIKARVRIWTMAEFIEAPMEPLQTIIDEIGQQNLRGLAEVPRMADLTGFGQFLQNLKNQGMHPYVMGDFPVEQGMNEPQSSPRKPYLVR from the coding sequence ATGAGCGTCGGCATCATCATGCTGGTTCACACGGCCTTTGGTCGCGCCGAACAGGTGGCGCGCCATTGGGCGGCGTCTGGCTGTCCGCTGGTGATCCATGTCGACAAGGCAGTGCCGCGCAAGACCTATAACGCCTTTGTGCAGGCGCTGTCAGACATGAGCGATGTGCGCTTTGCGCCGCGCCATCGCTGTGAATGGGGCACATGGGGGCTAGTGGCCGCCACCCAAGGGGCGTCTGAGATTATGCTGCGCGATTTCAAGGACGTGCGGCATGTCTATCTGGCCTCTGGCTCATGTCTGCCGCTGCGCCCGGTGCAGGAGTTGATCGACTATCTGGGCAAGCGGCCACATACCGATTTCATCGAAAGCGCGACGACCGCAGATGTACCTTGGACCATCGGCGGACTGGATCAGGAGCGGTTCACGCTGCGGTTTCCGTTCTCTTGGCGCAAGAACCGCTATCTCTTTGATAAATACGTGGCCCTGCAACGGCTGGTGCGGTTCAAGCGGCGCATCCCCAACGGTATCGTGCCCCATATGGGCAGCCAGTGGTGGTGCCTGACACGGCAAACGCTCTCGGCCATTCTGGAAGACCCCGAGCGCAGCGTCTATGACCGCTATTTTTCCAAAGTCTGGATACCTGACGAAAGCTATTTTCAGACGCTGGCACGACAGTATTCCCGCCAGATCGAGAGCCGGTCGCTGACGCTGTCGAAATTCGACTATCAGGGCAAGCCGCATATTTTCTATGATGATCACCTGCAACTCTTGCGGCGCTCTGACTGTTTCGTGGCGCGCAAAATCTGGCCCTTTGCCGATCGTCTTTATGAGGCGTTCTTGACCGATCAGGCCAGTGCGATGAAGCGCACAGAACCGAACCCCGGCAAGATTGACCGCATTTTCGCCAAGGCGGTGGAGCGGCGCACGCGCGGCCGTCCGGGCCTCTATATGCAAAGCCGGTTTCCGGTGGAGGGTCGCGAAAACGGGCTGACCTGCGCACCCTATTCGGTGTTTGAGGGCTTCAGCGATCTCTTTGAGAATTTCGAGCCTTGGCTGGCGCGGATGACGGGCATGCGGGTGCATGGCCATCTCTTTGCGCCCGAGCGGGCCGAGTTTTCGGATGGGCAAACGGTGATGAATGGGGCGCTGTCGGACAGTGCTGCGCTGCGCGATTACAACCCCCGCGCCTTTCTGGCCAATCTGATCTGGAACACGCGCGGCGAGCGGCAGTGTTTTCAGATGGGGCCGCGCGACGTGCTGACAGATATCGAGTGGGATATTGTCCGCGATCCCAATGCACAGGTTTCTGTGATTTCAGGAGCTTGGGCCGTACCGCTCTTTAAATCCAATGCCAATTTCTCGGATATCCGGCGCGAAGCGGCGCAGTTGCAGCGGGTCGAAAGCAAGCATCTGGAGGTTCTACGCTCGCAATGGATCAAGGCGCGGGTGCGTATCTGGACCATGGCCGAATTCATCGAGGCCCCGATGGAGCCGTTGCAGACCATCATCGACGAAATCGGCCAGCAGAACCTGCGCGGTTTGGCCGAAGTGCCGCGCATGGCCGATTTGACCGGCTTTGGTCAGTTCCTGCAGAACCTCAAGAATCAGGGGATGCATCCCTATGTGATGGGAGATTTCCCGGTAGAGCAGGGTATGAACGAACCACAGAGCAGTCCCCGCAAACCCTATCTTGTGCGATAA
- a CDS encoding glycosyltransferase family 2 protein, with protein MRLRRKRAKIRAFRKHFSLTPVINRTDRIKPGDVLLFSTMRDEHIRLPYFLRYYRELGISHFLIVDNDSTDGGAEYLAAQEDVSLWSTKSSYKRARFGVDWLNWLQGKYGHGHWTLVVDPDEFFIYPFCDTRPIRALTDWLDTSQVKSFGAMLLDMYPKGRIDAVPYQPGQNPMEIAAWFDPGNYIIEKNKFYGNLWIQGGPRARVFFPDNPKKAPALNKTPLVRWDRRYAYESSTHMILPRGLNLTYDEWGGEKASGILLHAKFLDTFTVKAAEELTRRQHYSGSVEYKAYAEIVKDNPELWCKWSEKYINWRQLEILGLMSKGNWA; from the coding sequence ATGCGACTGCGGCGCAAACGGGCGAAGATTCGCGCGTTTCGCAAGCATTTCTCGCTCACTCCGGTCATCAACCGCACCGACCGGATCAAACCGGGCGATGTGCTGTTGTTCTCGACCATGCGCGACGAGCATATCCGCCTACCCTATTTCCTACGGTATTACCGCGAGTTGGGGATTTCGCATTTCCTGATCGTCGATAATGACAGCACCGACGGCGGCGCAGAGTATCTGGCCGCGCAAGAGGATGTGTCACTTTGGTCCACCAAGTCGAGCTACAAGCGCGCCCGGTTCGGGGTGGATTGGCTTAACTGGCTGCAAGGAAAATATGGCCATGGCCATTGGACGCTTGTGGTCGATCCGGACGAATTCTTTATCTACCCGTTCTGCGACACGCGGCCCATTCGCGCGCTGACCGACTGGTTGGACACCTCTCAGGTGAAATCCTTTGGCGCGATGCTGCTGGATATGTATCCCAAGGGCAGGATTGATGCGGTGCCTTACCAGCCGGGGCAAAACCCGATGGAAATTGCCGCGTGGTTCGATCCGGGCAATTATATCATCGAGAAGAACAAGTTTTATGGCAATCTCTGGATTCAGGGTGGGCCACGGGCGCGGGTATTTTTCCCGGACAACCCCAAAAAAGCACCAGCGCTGAACAAGACGCCGCTGGTACGATGGGACCGGCGCTATGCCTATGAAAGCTCGACCCATATGATCCTGCCGCGCGGTTTGAACCTGACCTATGACGAGTGGGGCGGAGAAAAGGCGAGCGGCATCCTGCTTCATGCCAAGTTTCTGGATACCTTTACCGTCAAGGCCGCAGAGGAACTGACCCGCCGCCAGCATTATTCCGGCAGCGTCGAATACAAAGCCTATGCAGAGATCGTGAAGGACAATCCCGAACTTTGGTGCAAATGGTCAGAAAAATATATAAACTGGCGGCAATTAGAAATTCTCGGGTTAATGTCCAAAGGGAACTGGGCATGA
- a CDS encoding ActR/PrrA/RegA family redox response regulator transcription factor: MTDEVQDIGEDRSLLLVDDDEAFLKRLAKAMEKRGFEVETAGSVAAGRAIATARPPAYAVCDLRLEDGNGLDVVEVIREKRPDSRIVVLTGYGAIATAVAAVKIGATDYLSKPADATDITNALLATGADLPPPPENPMSADRVRWEHIQRVYELCDRNVSETARRLNMHRRTLQRILAKRSPK; encoded by the coding sequence ATGACTGACGAGGTTCAGGATATCGGCGAAGACAGGTCGCTTCTGCTTGTCGATGATGACGAAGCGTTTCTGAAACGTTTGGCCAAGGCGATGGAAAAGCGCGGGTTCGAGGTTGAAACCGCCGGATCGGTCGCAGCCGGGCGCGCGATTGCCACGGCACGCCCCCCTGCCTATGCCGTGTGCGACCTGAGGCTAGAGGATGGCAACGGGCTCGACGTGGTCGAGGTGATCCGGGAAAAACGGCCCGATAGCCGGATCGTTGTGCTGACGGGATACGGCGCGATTGCCACCGCTGTGGCGGCGGTCAAGATCGGAGCCACGGATTACCTGTCCAAGCCTGCGGATGCCACCGACATCACCAATGCCCTCTTGGCCACTGGTGCAGACCTGCCGCCACCGCCCGAAAACCCGATGAGCGCAGATCGGGTGCGGTGGGAACATATCCAGCGTGTATATGAGCTGTGTGATCGTAACGTGAGCGAGACGGCGCGCCGCCTCAACATGCATCGCCGCACCTTGCAACGTATCCTCGCCAAGCGGTCGCCCAAGTAA
- a CDS encoding SCO family protein, protein MTRLIAIAAALAVVAGLGLTFALTMMGGEEDQFAQCRTSSVAGGAAQIGGEFTLVSETGETVTDKEVIDQPSLIYFGYTFCPDVCPLDNTRNAEAVDLLEERGLMVKPVFISVDPNRDTPEVMAEYTDYVHPRLLGLTGSEEQVRAASKAYRTFFQAHQPTEGEEDFYLVDHSTMTYLTLPEHGFVEFFRRDATAEQIADRVQCFLDAR, encoded by the coding sequence ATGACCCGCCTGATTGCCATTGCCGCTGCACTCGCTGTTGTCGCCGGGCTGGGGCTAACCTTTGCCCTGACCATGATGGGGGGCGAAGAAGACCAGTTCGCGCAATGCCGGACCTCAAGCGTTGCCGGGGGCGCGGCGCAGATCGGCGGGGAATTCACCCTTGTCAGCGAGACCGGAGAGACCGTGACCGACAAGGAGGTGATCGACCAGCCGTCGCTGATCTATTTTGGCTATACGTTCTGTCCAGATGTCTGCCCGCTCGACAATACGCGCAATGCCGAGGCGGTTGATCTGCTGGAGGAGCGGGGCCTCATGGTCAAGCCGGTGTTCATCTCGGTCGATCCCAACCGCGATACGCCCGAGGTGATGGCCGAATACACAGATTATGTGCATCCCCGCCTCTTGGGTCTGACCGGTAGCGAAGAACAGGTGCGCGCCGCCTCGAAGGCCTATCGCACGTTTTTTCAGGCGCATCAGCCGACCGAGGGCGAGGAAGATTTCTATCTCGTGGACCATTCCACGATGACCTATCTGACACTGCCCGAGCATGGCTTTGTCGAGTTTTTCCGTCGAGACGCGACCGCAGAGCAAATAGCTGATCGTGTTCAGTGTTTTCTTGACGCTCGTTAG
- the regB gene encoding sensor histidine kinase RegB: MVHLSPEPLKSRQRGNWIRLRTLVLLRWWAIVGQATALIIAERVYRLDLEIGLCFLVIGVSIASNLVAAFVFAENKRLSEQDTFLVVLFDMLQLGLLLYLTGGLHNPFSILIVGPVTVSASALSGRSTAFLGAMAIMIVTLLMQFYLPLRLQDGFVLAMPDVFRFGNWVAIVIAVLFLGVYSRWIVQEMHAMSDALQATQMALAREQKLTDLGGVVAAAAHELGTPLATIKLASAELAEELTDHPDLREDALLIVQQTDRCRDILRSMGRVGKDDLHLRTAPLTALIEEAAEPHVDRGKRIHFDHGVGDLITQPTVLRRPEVIHGLRNLIQNAVDFARDNVWVESGWTEDAITLRIMDDGRGYPPDMLGRIGDPFIRRRAPASDPERPAYEGMGLGLFIAKTLLERSGADLTFANGSDSFRTQVSHAARTGALVEVSWPRDALEAPSGPLAPALGLNQPLRG, translated from the coding sequence ATGGTCCATCTTTCGCCCGAACCCTTGAAATCCCGCCAGCGTGGTAACTGGATTCGCCTGCGCACGCTGGTCCTGTTGCGGTGGTGGGCCATCGTGGGGCAGGCCACGGCCCTGATCATCGCCGAGCGGGTTTACCGCCTTGATCTGGAGATTGGCCTTTGCTTTCTGGTGATTGGCGTCTCAATCGCAAGCAATCTTGTCGCCGCCTTCGTTTTTGCCGAGAACAAGCGTCTTTCAGAGCAAGACACCTTTCTGGTCGTGCTTTTTGACATGCTGCAACTCGGGCTTTTGCTCTATCTCACAGGGGGGCTGCACAATCCCTTTTCCATCCTGATCGTGGGGCCGGTCACGGTTTCGGCCTCTGCGCTTTCGGGCCGTTCAACCGCCTTTCTCGGTGCGATGGCGATCATGATCGTGACCTTGCTCATGCAGTTCTACTTGCCGCTGCGGCTTCAGGATGGGTTCGTTTTGGCAATGCCGGATGTGTTCCGCTTTGGAAACTGGGTGGCCATTGTCATCGCGGTGCTGTTTCTCGGGGTTTATTCGCGCTGGATCGTGCAGGAAATGCACGCCATGTCCGACGCTTTGCAAGCCACGCAAATGGCCTTGGCGCGTGAACAGAAACTGACTGATCTGGGGGGGGTGGTGGCGGCCGCCGCGCATGAGCTGGGAACGCCACTGGCGACGATCAAACTGGCCAGTGCCGAATTGGCCGAAGAGCTGACCGATCACCCGGACCTGCGCGAAGATGCGCTCTTGATCGTGCAGCAAACTGACCGCTGCCGCGACATCCTGCGCTCCATGGGCCGCGTGGGCAAGGATGACCTGCACCTGCGCACCGCCCCCCTGACCGCCCTCATCGAAGAGGCGGCAGAGCCGCATGTCGATCGTGGCAAACGGATTCATTTCGACCATGGCGTTGGGGACCTGATCACGCAACCCACCGTGCTGCGCCGCCCCGAGGTGATCCACGGGCTGCGCAACCTGATCCAGAACGCGGTGGATTTCGCCCGTGATAATGTCTGGGTCGAGAGCGGCTGGACCGAAGATGCCATTACCCTGCGGATCATGGATGATGGGCGCGGCTACCCGCCCGACATGCTGGGGCGCATCGGTGATCCCTTTATCCGCCGCCGCGCCCCCGCCAGCGATCCAGAGCGTCCGGCCTATGAGGGCATGGGATTGGGTCTCTTCATCGCCAAGACCCTGCTCGAGCGGTCGGGCGCCGATCTCACCTTTGCCAATGGCTCGGATTCTTTTCGCACGCAGGTCAGCCATGCCGCGCGCACCGGCGCACTGGTCGAGGTGTCATGGCCCCGCGACGCGCTCGAGGCCCCATCCGGTCCGCTCGCCCCCGCCTTGGGTCTCAATCAGCCTTTGCGTGGGTGA
- a CDS encoding PAS-domain containing protein, with protein sequence MPEMTVSDIAVLVPLALLLSLAVLWLIGGLSLPARRAQPVPGIQDAAFLFRYGALLDHDASSLSLPDALPDGSPEDSDWSRFRLWMGFRFGDLPQDQENMRLGQSLCLQAEDGASLTLTRQEHSLRAVLRDTVPADAITRHAAAQERYDLLARALAAEHAPMPVWIMDAAGTVIWHNDSARAVPPAHVSPLTAQPDIPPELGETSCVRLDLAGDTGQPDHIYDLHVTRTALGCIHHAQDITRLIRAETLQREFVQTLSKTFADLTTGLVVFDRAKTLAIFNPALTDLTGLPAEFLSARPSLFGFFDALRDRMVMPEPKNYASWRSQITDMVKSATGGLYHEVWTLPSGQTYRVTGRPHPDGAVAFLFEDISLEVSTTRRHRLQMDLRQSVIDCLQEGIAVLAQDGRLLFCNTAFGEMLGIDPDSSFADMGLHDVIAACAARYPDPGLWPEVEDRIASRRLVATLHDRAISPGQPGADLRVVPLGRGQSMLCLKDRAPIAADRVDLPLR encoded by the coding sequence ATGCCTGAGATGACCGTTTCGGATATCGCCGTGCTCGTGCCGCTGGCCCTTCTCTTGTCGTTGGCGGTTCTTTGGCTGATCGGTGGCCTAAGCCTGCCAGCCCGGCGCGCGCAACCGGTGCCGGGCATACAGGATGCGGCCTTTCTTTTTCGCTATGGTGCACTGCTGGATCACGACGCCAGCAGCCTGTCTCTGCCCGACGCTCTGCCCGATGGATCGCCCGAGGACAGCGATTGGTCCCGTTTCCGCCTATGGATGGGCTTTCGCTTTGGCGATCTGCCGCAAGATCAGGAGAATATGCGCCTAGGCCAAAGCCTGTGCTTGCAGGCCGAGGATGGTGCAAGCCTCACCCTGACCCGACAGGAACACAGCCTGCGCGCCGTGCTGCGTGACACGGTGCCCGCCGACGCTATCACTCGCCATGCCGCAGCGCAGGAGCGTTATGATCTGCTGGCGCGCGCCCTTGCCGCTGAGCATGCGCCGATGCCGGTCTGGATCATGGATGCGGCAGGCACCGTGATCTGGCACAATGACAGTGCCCGCGCAGTGCCGCCCGCCCATGTCTCGCCCCTGACCGCACAGCCCGACATCCCGCCAGAGCTGGGCGAGACCTCTTGTGTCCGGCTCGACCTTGCCGGGGATACGGGGCAGCCGGATCATATCTATGACCTGCATGTGACCCGCACCGCGCTGGGCTGCATCCATCACGCACAGGACATCACCCGCCTCATTCGCGCCGAAACGCTGCAACGCGAGTTTGTCCAGACGCTGAGCAAAACATTTGCCGATCTCACGACCGGCCTTGTGGTCTTTGATCGGGCCAAGACGCTGGCAATCTTTAATCCGGCGCTGACCGATCTTACGGGGTTGCCTGCTGAATTCCTCAGCGCGCGGCCTAGCCTATTTGGATTTTTCGATGCTCTGCGCGACCGGATGGTGATGCCGGAACCCAAAAACTACGCAAGCTGGCGCAGCCAGATCACCGATATGGTCAAAAGCGCCACGGGTGGTCTGTATCACGAGGTTTGGACACTGCCTTCGGGCCAGACCTACCGCGTTACCGGACGGCCCCATCCCGATGGTGCTGTTGCCTTTCTGTTCGAGGATATCTCGCTTGAGGTGTCGACAACCCGCCGCCACCGGCTCCAGATGGACTTGCGTCAATCCGTTATCGACTGCCTGCAAGAGGGGATCGCGGTGCTGGCACAGGATGGCCGCCTGCTCTTTTGCAATACTGCTTTTGGCGAGATGCTGGGCATCGACCCGGATTCGAGCTTTGCCGATATGGGCCTGCATGACGTGATCGCGGCCTGCGCCGCGCGCTACCCCGATCCCGGCCTCTGGCCCGAAGTAGAGGATCGCATTGCCTCCCGGCGTCTGGTTGCGACCCTCCATGATCGCGCCATATCGCCGGGGCAGCCGGGGGCGGATCTTCGGGTTGTGCCCTTGGGGCGGGGTCAATCCATGCTCTGCCTCAAGGATCGCGCCCCCATCGCGGCAGACCGCGTGGATCTGCCCCTGCGCTGA
- the tsaE gene encoding tRNA (adenosine(37)-N6)-threonylcarbamoyltransferase complex ATPase subunit type 1 TsaE, whose amino-acid sequence MSDARAQILLASPEATCALARSLASCLCPGDTLLLSGGVGAGKTHFARCLIQSLLLSPEDVPSPTYTLVQTYQGQSGEIWHADLYRLGDAMDLVELGLTDAFTDAICLIEWPDRLGDLTPPDALLLDFDTVPRPGAEDHRLLRIMWQGDRWGQRLKGVLNE is encoded by the coding sequence ATGTCCGATGCCCGCGCCCAAATCCTCCTTGCCAGCCCCGAGGCGACCTGCGCCTTGGCGCGCAGCTTGGCATCCTGCCTTTGCCCCGGCGATACGCTTCTGCTTTCGGGTGGTGTCGGCGCGGGCAAGACCCATTTTGCCCGCTGCCTGATACAATCCCTGCTTCTATCGCCCGAGGATGTGCCCTCGCCAACCTATACGCTGGTGCAGACCTATCAGGGGCAAAGCGGTGAAATCTGGCATGCCGATCTTTACCGTTTGGGCGATGCGATGGACCTGGTCGAACTTGGCCTGACCGACGCATTCACAGACGCCATCTGCCTGATAGAATGGCCTGACCGGCTGGGTGACCTGACTCCGCCCGATGCGCTTTTGCTGGACTTTGACACTGTGCCACGACCCGGCGCAGAGGATCACCGCCTCTTGCGGATCATGTGGCAGGGTGACAGGTGGGGGCAGCGATTGAAGGGGGTGTTGAATGAGTGA
- a CDS encoding aminoglycoside phosphotransferase family protein, producing MSDRSALMQDFVAKTDWAGAAIAPLAGDASNRRYLRLTHPKTGTTAVLMDAPPERGEDVRPFLQIARYLTGLGLSAPHILAQDEARGFLILEDLGDALFARVIPVAPQMEDQLYTAATDVLIDLHRAAPPQGLKPYGPDTMTDMAALAFDWYLTGATGEVSPQRAEALAALNRLLRQHAATTDVIVLRDYHAENLLWLPGRRGSARVGLLDFQDAMTGHRAYDLVSVLQDARRDVPRAIETAMIARYCRATETDQSLFEGAYYCLGAQRNLRILGVFARLCLRDGKAHYIDLIPRVWDHLQRDLDHPALAPVADLLRAALPAPTSAILERLRAQRAS from the coding sequence ATGAGTGACCGCAGCGCATTGATGCAGGATTTTGTCGCCAAAACCGATTGGGCAGGCGCGGCCATTGCGCCCTTGGCGGGCGATGCCTCCAACCGGCGCTACCTGCGCCTCACCCATCCCAAAACCGGCACAACCGCCGTGCTGATGGACGCCCCGCCCGAGCGTGGCGAGGATGTGCGCCCCTTTCTGCAAATCGCCCGCTACCTGACCGGCCTTGGCCTCAGCGCCCCGCATATTCTGGCGCAGGACGAGGCGCGCGGCTTTCTCATCCTCGAGGATCTGGGCGATGCGCTCTTTGCGCGTGTCATTCCGGTTGCCCCTCAGATGGAGGATCAGCTTTACACCGCCGCGACCGACGTCCTGATCGACCTGCACCGTGCGGCACCCCCTCAAGGTCTCAAGCCTTATGGCCCCGACACCATGACAGACATGGCCGCCCTTGCCTTTGACTGGTATCTCACCGGGGCAACAGGAGAGGTGAGCCCCCAACGTGCCGAAGCCCTCGCTGCGCTCAACCGCCTCTTGCGTCAGCACGCCGCGACCACTGATGTGATCGTGCTGCGAGACTATCACGCCGAAAACCTGCTTTGGTTGCCGGGGCGCAGAGGGTCGGCGCGGGTGGGCCTGCTCGATTTTCAGGACGCCATGACCGGGCATCGCGCCTATGATCTGGTTTCGGTGCTGCAAGACGCCCGCCGCGATGTGCCCCGGGCTATCGAGACAGCGATGATCGCCCGCTATTGCCGCGCGACCGAGACGGATCAGTCCCTTTTTGAGGGGGCCTATTACTGCCTTGGCGCCCAACGCAATCTGCGCATTCTGGGCGTCTTTGCCCGCCTCTGCCTGCGTGATGGCAAGGCGCATTACATTGATCTTATCCCCCGTGTCTGGGACCATTTGCAGCGGGATCTCGATCACCCGGCGCTGGCCCCGGTTGCAGATCTCCTGCGTGCGGCGCTGCCTGCGCCGACCTCTGCGATCTTAGAGCGCTTGCGCGCACAACGCGCGTCATGA